In Bacteriovorax stolpii, a single genomic region encodes these proteins:
- a CDS encoding cation:proton antiporter, with translation MAHLPDLIRDLGFILITAAFVTLLFKRLRQPVVLGYLIAGFFLGPNFPFFIHVQDTQSVHIWAEIGVIFLLFGLGLEFSFKKLSRVGKSAGITAFVEAAFMLGIGFLTGKMIGWNSIDSLYLGGILSISSTTIIVRAFDELGLKGKKFVSLVFGILIVEDLIAILLLVLLTTVAVSNTLSGSELATATFKLGFFLTLWFLVGIYVIPNLLNAIRKLLTPETTVVLALALCLTMVIVATNVGFSAPLGAFIMGSILAETKEGKNIEHLINPIKDLFSAVFFVSVGMMINPNSLYQYADIILLITAVTIVGKILSTTVGALLSGQSLKTSMHAGLSLAQIGEFSFIIATLGLTLKVTSEFLYPIAVAVSAITTFTTPYLIKNSNALYEMISGRLPQGLKDQLTHYETTFAHKSEVGVYGLLWRAYGIRILLNVTIVVGIALFTEQIILNYVFDLTTYSRDIPGIGAIIAIILSAPFLWAIIFGAPAQSSLSSSTDVAKLRNLLVGVTITRVILGIILVLGLISRFTTMHSSYLFAFLVIVGAAIVFRNFIEPFYHSIEERFMYNLNEKEREELALQKTKPVLAPWDAVMSEFVVSPNSIIIGKTLQESELKEKFGVTIALIERGHRKIMAPGRDTLLMPFDKVFLIGTDTELTEAKRVIEAEDFHAEVPEHASYGLESFTLSKHSTYIEKSIRECGLREKIEGLIVGVERDGKRFLNPDSGMILKAGDLLWVVADIKRVNQNLKS, from the coding sequence ATGGCCCACTTACCTGATCTGATTCGCGACCTCGGTTTTATCCTCATTACTGCTGCATTCGTTACCCTATTATTTAAACGCCTCCGCCAACCAGTTGTTCTGGGGTATTTAATCGCCGGTTTTTTTCTGGGGCCAAACTTCCCCTTCTTTATCCACGTTCAGGACACTCAATCAGTCCACATCTGGGCCGAGATCGGGGTTATCTTCCTGCTCTTTGGTCTGGGGCTTGAATTCAGCTTTAAAAAACTCTCGCGCGTAGGAAAGAGTGCGGGGATCACCGCATTTGTTGAAGCGGCCTTTATGTTGGGAATTGGTTTTTTAACCGGAAAGATGATCGGTTGGAATAGCATCGACAGTCTTTACCTTGGTGGAATTCTTTCCATCTCTTCAACAACCATTATCGTGCGTGCCTTTGATGAACTAGGGCTTAAAGGAAAAAAATTCGTCTCCCTGGTTTTTGGGATTCTGATTGTAGAAGACTTGATTGCTATTTTGCTTCTCGTTTTACTTACCACGGTCGCAGTCTCCAACACTCTTTCTGGCTCAGAGCTCGCCACGGCCACTTTCAAGCTCGGCTTCTTTTTAACATTATGGTTTCTGGTCGGGATTTACGTTATCCCGAATCTGCTCAATGCCATTAGAAAACTTTTAACTCCGGAAACAACAGTCGTTCTTGCCCTTGCACTTTGCTTAACGATGGTTATCGTAGCGACAAACGTGGGCTTCTCTGCTCCCCTTGGGGCCTTTATCATGGGGTCAATTTTAGCGGAGACTAAAGAAGGAAAAAATATTGAACATTTGATTAATCCAATCAAAGATCTTTTTTCCGCCGTCTTCTTCGTTTCAGTCGGAATGATGATCAACCCGAACTCTCTCTACCAATATGCGGATATCATTTTACTGATCACAGCTGTCACGATCGTTGGAAAAATTTTAAGTACAACAGTAGGTGCGCTTCTTTCAGGACAGTCGCTTAAGACTTCAATGCACGCCGGTCTCAGCTTAGCGCAGATCGGGGAATTTTCTTTCATCATCGCGACTCTTGGTCTGACTCTGAAAGTGACCAGCGAGTTTCTCTACCCTATTGCTGTGGCCGTTTCAGCGATTACCACATTTACGACCCCCTACTTAATCAAAAATTCAAATGCTCTTTATGAAATGATCAGCGGACGCCTGCCTCAAGGGCTTAAAGACCAGCTCACTCATTACGAGACGACTTTTGCTCACAAAAGTGAAGTGGGAGTTTACGGTCTGCTTTGGCGCGCCTACGGGATTCGCATTCTTCTCAATGTGACCATCGTTGTAGGGATTGCTCTTTTTACAGAGCAGATTATTCTTAACTACGTTTTTGATTTAACCACATACTCTCGAGATATTCCTGGTATCGGTGCCATCATTGCCATTATTCTTTCCGCGCCTTTTTTATGGGCGATTATCTTTGGGGCCCCTGCTCAGTCTTCTCTAAGCAGCTCAACTGATGTGGCCAAGCTAAGAAACCTTCTGGTTGGTGTTACTATTACCCGTGTGATTTTGGGAATCATTTTAGTGTTGGGACTCATCAGTCGTTTTACGACGATGCACAGTTCATACCTTTTTGCTTTCCTGGTCATTGTAGGTGCAGCGATTGTCTTTAGAAATTTCATTGAACCTTTCTACCACTCTATTGAAGAACGTTTCATGTACAACTTAAATGAAAAAGAACGAGAAGAGCTGGCCCTGCAGAAAACAAAACCTGTCCTGGCCCCATGGGATGCAGTCATGTCGGAGTTCGTCGTTTCACCTAATTCAATTATTATTGGGAAAACTCTCCAGGAATCAGAGCTTAAGGAAAAATTTGGTGTCACGATCGCTTTAATTGAAAGAGGCCACAGAAAAATTATGGCACCTGGAAGAGACACACTTCTGATGCCTTTTGATAAAGTTTTCCTGATCGGAACAGACACTGAACTCACCGAAGCTAAACGAGTGATTGAAGCTGAAGATTTTCATGCAGAGGTTCCAGAACATGCTAGTTATGGACTGGAGAGCTTTACATTATCCAAACACTCAACATACATTGAAAAATCGATCCGCGAATGTGGCCTGAGAGAAAAAATTGAAGGTCTCATTGTCGGTGTTGAAAGAGATGGTAAACGCTTTCTCAATCCAGACTCAGGAATGATCTTAAAAGCAGGAGATCTTCTTTGGGTTGTGGCCGACATCAAACGCGTAAATCAAAATCTAAAAAGTTAA
- a CDS encoding trypsin-like serine peptidase yields MLMTILLAFYLVPGSAQEMGAPAMDIKNIHGKYARTQVLSLADFRNKVIGLIYDEKTKATCTGVLIGPRHVLTAAHCVYNFKTKEWSEGLLFTAGKLSKNDPGLGSSTYQRFFIQKEYIETMKEEFDFALVELEENLGDKIGWAGFRSLTKEEMVEGKTAPITFAGYPGDKEFGTQWSVTCPGVVAGNLLSYFCDSYGGMSGSALFRQNDSQNYVIGVHTFGGPEKNGGVYINSKNYTLINAWKNFDRYSDNTVVHSFAK; encoded by the coding sequence ATGTTAATGACAATTTTATTGGCCTTTTATTTAGTTCCAGGCAGTGCTCAGGAAATGGGTGCGCCCGCAATGGATATTAAAAATATCCACGGCAAATACGCGCGCACTCAGGTGCTTTCGCTTGCTGATTTTAGAAATAAAGTGATTGGACTCATCTATGATGAAAAGACTAAAGCAACTTGCACAGGAGTCTTGATTGGACCTCGCCATGTGCTCACGGCCGCTCACTGTGTTTACAATTTTAAAACGAAAGAGTGGAGTGAAGGACTTCTTTTTACGGCGGGAAAACTTTCTAAAAACGATCCGGGACTTGGCTCATCAACTTACCAGCGTTTTTTTATTCAGAAAGAATATATTGAAACGATGAAAGAGGAATTCGACTTTGCATTAGTTGAACTGGAAGAAAATCTTGGTGATAAAATTGGCTGGGCCGGTTTTAGGTCTTTGACTAAAGAAGAAATGGTTGAAGGAAAAACGGCACCGATTACTTTTGCCGGCTACCCTGGTGATAAAGAGTTTGGCACTCAATGGAGCGTGACGTGCCCTGGAGTCGTGGCCGGAAATCTTCTTAGTTATTTCTGTGATTCATATGGTGGAATGTCAGGGAGTGCACTCTTTAGACAAAACGATTCACAAAACTATGTCATTGGTGTTCATACTTTTGGTGGTCCGGAAAAAAATGGTGGTGTGTACATTAATTCCAAGAATTACACACTGATTAATGCCTGGAAAAATTTTGACCGTTACTCTGACAATACTGTTGTTCATTCTTTTGCCAAATAA
- a CDS encoding DUF3750 domain-containing protein: MKNINLMLFLTLSLTFFSCAQTTDWRTATKESAKIAPLPSVEKEAVVQVYAAKTVSWRGYFSVHSWVVTKEKNAPEYTTYHVIGWRAQRGLPVIRVEKDIPDRHWFGARPELIASYIGPKAEAMIPEVEAAVKSYPYAEQYRAWPGPNSNTFVSHIIRSTKGMTVELPSNAIGKDWIYKGQPLGWSETKTGIQFSIVGALGFTLGLGEGVEVNVLGLSFGLDFLRPALKLPLVGRVGMDDKPVFD; this comes from the coding sequence ATGAAAAACATAAACCTGATGTTGTTTCTGACATTATCCCTGACATTTTTTTCATGTGCTCAAACGACAGACTGGAGAACGGCGACGAAAGAAAGTGCTAAGATCGCTCCACTTCCTAGTGTTGAAAAAGAAGCTGTTGTTCAAGTTTACGCTGCTAAAACAGTAAGCTGGAGAGGATACTTCAGTGTGCACAGCTGGGTTGTCACCAAAGAAAAAAATGCACCTGAATACACAACTTACCATGTGATTGGCTGGAGGGCCCAGCGCGGTCTTCCGGTTATCAGAGTGGAAAAAGACATTCCTGACCGCCATTGGTTTGGAGCGAGACCAGAATTGATTGCCAGTTATATTGGGCCAAAAGCAGAGGCCATGATTCCAGAAGTGGAAGCTGCTGTTAAAAGTTATCCTTATGCTGAACAATACCGTGCATGGCCTGGGCCCAACAGCAATACATTCGTCTCGCACATTATTCGTTCAACTAAAGGCATGACGGTGGAACTTCCTTCTAATGCCATTGGGAAAGACTGGATCTATAAAGGCCAGCCTCTGGGATGGTCAGAGACAAAAACTGGAATTCAATTTTCTATTGTCGGCGCTCTTGGTTTTACTTTAGGTCTTGGCGAAGGAGTTGAAGTCAATGTGCTTGGACTTTCTTTTGGTTTAGATTTTTTACGTCCTGCTCTTAAACTTCCTTTAGTAGGCAGAGTGGGGATGGATGATAAACCAGTCTTTGATTAA
- a CDS encoding superoxide dismutase: MSFTLPELPYAKMALAPHMSEETLNYHYGKHHNAYVTNLNNLIKETKFEKMTLEEIILSSEGPVFNNAAQIWNHTFFWNSLSPNGGGEATGKVAELITKKWGSFEAFKEAFTKSAVSNFGAGWTWLALNKAGELEVVNTSNAQTPITTGHKPLITVDIWEHAYYIDYRNERPKFINAFWALVNWDFANKNL, encoded by the coding sequence ATTTACACTACCAGAACTACCATATGCAAAAATGGCACTTGCCCCTCACATGTCTGAGGAAACTCTTAATTACCACTACGGTAAACACCACAATGCTTACGTGACAAACTTAAACAACTTAATCAAAGAAACAAAATTTGAGAAGATGACTCTTGAAGAAATCATCCTGAGTTCTGAAGGGCCGGTATTTAACAATGCTGCTCAAATCTGGAACCACACATTCTTCTGGAATTCTCTTTCTCCAAACGGAGGCGGTGAAGCGACTGGAAAAGTGGCAGAACTGATCACAAAAAAATGGGGATCGTTTGAGGCCTTCAAGGAAGCTTTCACAAAGTCTGCGGTTTCTAATTTCGGTGCAGGATGGACTTGGCTTGCTCTAAATAAGGCAGGAGAGCTGGAAGTTGTGAACACAAGCAATGCCCAGACTCCAATCACAACAGGTCACAAACCTTTAATCACTGTAGATATTTGGGAACATGCTTATTACATCGATTATCGAAATGAGCGCCCAAAATTTATTAATGCATTTTGGGCGTTAGTGAATTGGGATTTTGCTAACAAAAACCTGTAA